In Fusobacterium perfoetens ATCC 29250, one DNA window encodes the following:
- a CDS encoding ABC-F family ATP-binding cassette domain-containing protein has product MALLHVENLYKGFSGETLFKNITFSIDEKDKIGVIGINGAGKTTLIKMLLEEEENDVDPTTNQRGIISKKGNLKIGYLSQNINLNPNNTIFDELMLVFGKVMEDHKKIQELSLRINIEPENFDSIMEELAVVTTRYEQEEGYAIEYKVKQVLNGLSISEDLWQQRIGDLSGGQKSRTALGKILLEEPELLILDEPTNHLDLLAIEWLEKFLKDYNKAVMVVSHDRYFLDNVVGRIFEIEGHTLKTYKGNFTEYTIQKEIYLSGAIKAFEKEQEKIKQMEEYIRRYKAGIKSKQACGRESFLNRMEKMENPVVNVRKMKLKFDIERPSVDRVLKIEKLSKSYDGKKIFQNLNLEIFRGERVGLIGKNGVGKSTLLKIINGMEKADSGKITIGDKVTIGYYDQNHQGLDEKVSILNEFMFNYPMSEEDVRRLAGGFLFPEEDVFKIIGSLSGGEKARVTLMKLILKKANFLVLDEPTNHLDIYSREVLEEALEDYQGTILIVSHDRYFLEGIVNTIYEITENGAEKFNGNYSEYCAKKSKKLVEKSNENVVNNYEEQKKIKNRISSLERKYVETEKNIEKLEEKKSNLEKEYEIAGKKNVLEELLEIQEKLENIDLEILSEMEKWEEIEKELKNLKKAL; this is encoded by the coding sequence ATGGCATTATTACATGTTGAAAATTTATATAAAGGTTTTTCAGGAGAAACTCTTTTTAAAAATATAACTTTTTCTATTGATGAAAAAGATAAAATAGGCGTTATTGGAATAAATGGAGCTGGAAAAACAACTCTTATAAAAATGTTATTAGAAGAAGAGGAAAATGATGTTGACCCAACTACAAATCAAAGGGGAATAATCAGTAAAAAAGGAAATCTTAAAATAGGTTATCTTTCACAAAATATAAATCTTAATCCAAATAATACAATTTTTGATGAATTGATGTTGGTATTTGGAAAAGTAATGGAAGACCATAAAAAAATTCAAGAACTTAGTTTAAGAATAAATATAGAACCTGAAAACTTTGATAGTATAATGGAAGAACTAGCAGTAGTAACTACTCGTTATGAACAAGAAGAAGGTTATGCTATAGAATATAAAGTAAAACAAGTTTTAAATGGATTAAGTATATCAGAAGATTTATGGCAACAAAGAATAGGAGATTTGTCTGGAGGACAAAAATCAAGAACAGCTCTTGGAAAAATTCTTTTAGAAGAACCAGAACTTTTAATATTAGATGAGCCTACAAATCATCTTGATTTATTAGCTATTGAATGGTTAGAAAAATTCTTAAAAGATTATAATAAAGCTGTAATGGTTGTATCACATGATAGATATTTTTTAGATAATGTTGTTGGAAGAATTTTTGAAATAGAAGGACATACTCTAAAAACTTATAAAGGAAACTTTACAGAATATACTATTCAAAAAGAAATTTATCTTTCAGGAGCTATTAAAGCTTTTGAAAAAGAACAAGAAAAAATTAAACAAATGGAAGAATATATTAGAAGATATAAAGCAGGAATCAAATCTAAACAAGCTTGTGGAAGAGAAAGTTTTTTAAATAGAATGGAAAAAATGGAAAATCCTGTTGTTAATGTTAGAAAGATGAAATTAAAATTTGATATAGAAAGACCAAGTGTTGACAGAGTTTTAAAAATAGAAAAATTATCTAAATCTTATGATGGGAAAAAAATATTTCAAAATTTAAATTTGGAAATATTTAGAGGAGAAAGAGTTGGTCTTATTGGAAAAAATGGGGTAGGAAAATCTACTCTTTTAAAAATTATAAATGGTATGGAAAAGGCTGATAGTGGAAAAATAACAATAGGAGATAAGGTTACAATAGGTTACTATGACCAAAATCATCAAGGATTAGATGAAAAAGTGAGTATTTTAAATGAGTTTATGTTTAATTATCCAATGAGTGAAGAGGATGTAAGAAGATTGGCTGGAGGATTTTTATTTCCAGAGGAAGATGTTTTTAAAATAATAGGTTCTCTTAGTGGGGGAGAAAAAGCAAGAGTAACTTTGATGAAACTTATTCTTAAAAAAGCTAACTTTTTAGTACTTGATGAACCTACAAACCATTTAGATATATATTCAAGAGAAGTTTTAGAAGAAGCTTTAGAAGATTATCAAGGAACAATATTAATTGTATCACATGACAGATATTTCTTAGAAGGAATAGTAAATACTATTTATGAGATAACAGAAAATGGTGCTGAAAAATTCAATGGTAATTATTCAGAATATTGTGCTAAAAAATCTAAAAAGCTTGTAGAGAAGTCTAATGAAAATGTAGTAAATAATTATGAAGAACAAAAAAAGATAAAAAATAGAATATCATCACTAGAAAGAAAATATGTAGAAACAGAAAAAAATATTGAAAAATTAGAAGAAAAAAAATCAAATTTAGAAAAAGAATATGAAATAGCTGGAAAGAAAAATGTTTTAGAAGAATTATTGGAAATACAAGAAAAATTAGAAAATATAGACTTAGAAATACTTTCTGAAATGGAAAAATGGGAAGAGATAGAAAAAGAACTAAAAAATTTAAAAAAAGCTTTGTAA
- a CDS encoding type II toxin-antitoxin system PemK/MazF family toxin, with translation MNEELLKNGCSKIRDLEREIAKRGEVFFVDFGYGVGAEYRYNHYCVVLKLEGKMAIVVPLTSQNSSHNQNSPLVINLGIINKMPGKPKNSYALVNQIRSISRARLKRPIESNGKKCYPKLNGIQLTQIDNVIDLLKK, from the coding sequence ATGAATGAAGAACTTTTGAAAAATGGTTGTAGTAAAATAAGAGATTTGGAAAGAGAAATAGCTAAAAGAGGAGAAGTATTTTTTGTTGATTTTGGTTATGGAGTAGGTGCAGAATATAGATACAATCATTATTGTGTAGTTTTAAAGTTAGAGGGAAAGATGGCTATAGTAGTTCCTTTAACCTCTCAGAATAGTTCACATAATCAAAATTCACCTTTAGTAATAAACTTAGGAATTATAAATAAAATGCCAGGGAAACCAAAAAATAGTTATGCTTTGGTCAATCAAATAAGATCAATAAGTAGAGCTAGATTAAAAAGACCAATAGAAAGTAATGGAAAAAAATGTTATCCTAAGCTAAATGGAATACAATTGACTCAAATAGATAATGTTATTGATTTGTTAAAAAAATAA
- the rpsG gene encoding 30S ribosomal protein S7, protein MSRRRAAVKRDVLPDSRYNDKVVTKTINALMVDGKKSLAESIFYSAMDLIKEKTGKEGYDVFKQAMENIKPQIEVRSRRIGGATYQVPTEVRLERQQTLALRWLKTYTRDRKEYGMIEKLAAELIAAANNEGATIKKKEDTYRMAEANRAFAHYKY, encoded by the coding sequence ATGTCAAGAAGAAGAGCAGCAGTTAAAAGAGATGTATTACCTGATTCAAGATATAATGATAAGGTAGTTACTAAAACAATAAATGCATTAATGGTAGATGGTAAAAAATCTTTAGCAGAATCTATATTCTATTCAGCTATGGACTTAATAAAAGAAAAAACTGGTAAAGAGGGGTATGATGTTTTCAAACAAGCTATGGAAAATATAAAACCTCAAATCGAAGTAAGATCTAGAAGAATTGGAGGAGCTACTTACCAAGTTCCAACAGAAGTTAGATTAGAAAGACAACAAACTTTAGCATTAAGATGGCTAAAAACATATACTAGAGATAGAAAAGAATATGGAATGATAGAAAAATTAGCAGCTGAATTAATTGCAGCAGCAAATAACGAAGGTGCAACTATTAAGAAAAAAGAAGATACTTATAGAATGGCAGAAGCTAACAGAGCATTTGCACACTATAAATATTAA
- the fusA gene encoding elongation factor G — protein sequence MARQVSLEMTRNIGIMAHIDAGKTTTTERILFYTGVNHNLGEVHDGAATMDWMEQEQERGITITSAATTCFWKNHRINIIDTPGHVDFTVEVERSLRVLDGAVAVFSAVDGVQPQSETVWRQADKYQVPRMAFFNKMDRIGANFEMCVNDIREKLGANPVPIQLPIGAEDAFEGIIDLIEMKEIVYMDDKGKNIEEREIRAEYADKAEEMREAMIESIVECDDELMEKYLGGEEVSNEEIKSALRAGTIGNMIIPVLCGTAFKNKGIQPLLDAVTLYMPAPTQKGVIKGHEYKNEENAIELPISDEAPFAALAFKVMTDPFVGRLTFFRVYTGIVEKGSYVLNSTKGKKERMGRLLQMHANKREEIDVVYCGDIAAVVGLKDTTTGDTLCSETNPIILEKMEFPEPVISVAVEPKTKADQEKMGIALAKLAEEDPTFKVKTDEETGQTIISGMGELHLDIIVDRMRREFKVESTVGKPQVAYRETITSGTEQEVKYAKQSGGKGQYGHVKLRIEPLEGKDFEFVNEITGGAIPREYIPAVEKGCREALENGVVAGYPLVGVKVTLYDGSFHEVDSSEMAFKIAGSMAMKQGAEKCKPVILEPMFKVEVTTPEEYMGDIIGDINSRRGMVGGMTDRNGAKIIDAKVPLSEMFGYATDLRSKSQGRANYSMEFESYVQVPRNIQDEIKAARGR from the coding sequence ATGGCTAGACAAGTTTCATTAGAAATGACTAGAAACATTGGTATCATGGCTCACATTGACGCTGGTAAAACTACAACAACTGAAAGAATTCTTTTCTATACAGGAGTTAACCACAACCTTGGAGAAGTTCATGATGGAGCTGCTACAATGGACTGGATGGAGCAAGAGCAAGAAAGAGGTATCACAATTACTTCAGCTGCTACAACATGTTTCTGGAAAAATCATAGAATAAATATAATAGACACACCAGGACACGTGGACTTTACTGTTGAAGTTGAAAGATCTTTAAGAGTTCTAGATGGTGCTGTTGCTGTATTCTCTGCAGTTGATGGAGTTCAACCTCAATCTGAAACTGTATGGAGACAAGCAGATAAATATCAAGTACCAAGAATGGCTTTCTTTAATAAAATGGACAGAATCGGAGCTAACTTCGAAATGTGCGTAAACGATATTAGAGAAAAATTAGGAGCTAATCCTGTACCTATTCAATTACCTATTGGAGCAGAAGATGCTTTTGAAGGAATTATAGACCTTATCGAAATGAAAGAAATCGTTTATATGGACGATAAAGGTAAAAATATAGAAGAAAGAGAAATCAGAGCTGAATATGCTGATAAAGCAGAAGAAATGAGAGAAGCTATGATTGAATCTATCGTTGAATGTGATGACGAATTAATGGAAAAATATCTTGGTGGAGAAGAAGTTTCTAATGAAGAAATAAAATCTGCATTAAGAGCAGGAACAATTGGAAACATGATAATTCCTGTATTATGTGGAACAGCATTTAAAAATAAAGGAATCCAACCTTTACTAGATGCAGTTACATTATACATGCCAGCTCCAACTCAAAAAGGAGTTATTAAAGGACATGAATATAAAAATGAAGAAAATGCAATAGAATTACCTATATCAGATGAGGCTCCATTTGCAGCTTTAGCATTCAAAGTTATGACTGACCCATTTGTAGGAAGATTAACATTCTTTAGAGTATATACTGGAATAGTTGAAAAAGGTTCTTATGTTCTTAACTCAACAAAAGGTAAGAAAGAAAGAATGGGAAGATTACTTCAAATGCATGCTAATAAAAGAGAAGAAATTGATGTTGTTTACTGTGGAGATATCGCAGCAGTTGTTGGATTAAAAGATACAACAACAGGAGATACTTTATGTTCAGAAACAAATCCAATAATTCTTGAAAAAATGGAATTCCCTGAACCAGTTATATCAGTAGCTGTTGAACCAAAAACAAAAGCAGACCAAGAAAAAATGGGAATTGCTTTAGCAAAACTAGCTGAAGAAGACCCTACATTCAAAGTTAAAACTGATGAAGAAACTGGACAAACAATTATATCAGGAATGGGAGAATTACACCTTGATATCATTGTTGACAGAATGAGAAGAGAATTTAAAGTAGAATCAACTGTTGGTAAACCACAAGTTGCTTATAGAGAAACTATTACTTCTGGAACTGAGCAAGAAGTTAAATATGCTAAACAATCTGGAGGTAAAGGACAATACGGACACGTTAAATTAAGAATCGAACCTTTAGAAGGAAAAGATTTCGAATTTGTTAACGAAATTACAGGAGGAGCTATTCCTAGAGAGTATATTCCTGCTGTAGAAAAAGGATGTAGAGAAGCTCTTGAAAATGGAGTTGTAGCTGGATATCCTTTAGTTGGAGTTAAAGTAACTCTTTATGATGGATCATTCCATGAAGTTGACTCATCAGAAATGGCATTCAAAATTGCTGGTTCAATGGCAATGAAACAAGGTGCTGAAAAATGTAAACCAGTTATTCTAGAACCTATGTTCAAAGTAGAAGTAACTACTCCAGAAGAATATATGGGAGATATCATCGGAGATATCAACTCTAGAAGAGGAATGGTTGGAGGTATGACAGACAGAAATGGTGCTAAAATCATTGATGCTAAAGTACCTTTATCAGAAATGTTTGGATATGCAACTGACTTAAGATCTAAATCTCAAGGAAGAGCAAACTACTCAATGGAATTTGAAAGCTATGTACAAGTTCCTAGAAATATTCAAGATGAAATTAAAGCAGCAAGAGGAAGATAA
- the tuf gene encoding elongation factor Tu — protein sequence MAKEKFDRSKPHVNIGTIGHVDHGKTTTTAAISKVLSDRGLAERVDFDKIDVAPEERERGITINTAHIEYTTEKRHYAHVDCPGHADYVKNMITGAAQMDGAILVVSAADGPMPQTREHILLSRQVGVPYIVVYLNKADMVDDEELLELVEMEVRELLTEYGFPGDEVPVIVGSSLGALNGEQKWVDQIMALMDAVDSYIPAPERTIDKPFLMPIEDVFTITGRGTVVTGRVERGIIKVGEEVEIIGIKPTAKTTVTGVEMFRKLLDQGEAGDNIGALLRGTKKEEVERGQVLAKPGTITPHTEFKGEIYVLTKEEGGRHTPFFTGYRPQFYFRTTDITGAVNLPEGVEMVMPGDNITVTVNLIHPIAMEPGLRFAIREGGRTVASGVVSEIIK from the coding sequence ATGGCAAAAGAAAAATTTGACAGAAGCAAACCCCATGTAAACATTGGTACAATAGGACACGTTGACCATGGAAAAACAACAACAACAGCAGCAATATCAAAAGTATTATCAGACAGAGGACTAGCTGAAAGAGTAGACTTTGATAAAATCGACGTTGCTCCAGAAGAAAGAGAAAGAGGAATAACTATCAATACAGCTCACATAGAGTATACAACAGAAAAAAGACACTATGCACACGTTGACTGTCCAGGACATGCTGACTATGTAAAAAACATGATTACAGGAGCAGCTCAAATGGACGGAGCAATCCTAGTTGTATCAGCAGCTGATGGACCAATGCCTCAAACAAGAGAACACATACTATTATCAAGACAAGTTGGAGTACCATACATCGTAGTATACTTAAATAAAGCAGATATGGTTGATGACGAAGAATTATTAGAATTAGTAGAAATGGAAGTAAGAGAATTATTAACTGAATATGGATTCCCAGGAGATGAAGTACCAGTAATAGTTGGATCATCATTAGGAGCATTAAACGGAGAACAAAAATGGGTAGATCAAATAATGGCATTAATGGATGCAGTAGATAGCTACATTCCAGCGCCAGAAAGAACAATAGACAAACCATTCTTAATGCCAATCGAAGACGTATTCACAATAACAGGAAGAGGAACTGTTGTAACAGGAAGAGTAGAAAGAGGAATCATTAAAGTTGGAGAAGAAGTAGAAATAATCGGAATCAAACCAACAGCAAAAACAACAGTAACTGGAGTAGAAATGTTCAGAAAACTTCTTGATCAAGGAGAAGCAGGAGATAACATTGGAGCATTATTAAGAGGAACTAAGAAAGAAGAAGTAGAAAGAGGACAAGTATTAGCAAAACCAGGAACAATAACTCCACATACAGAATTTAAAGGAGAAATCTACGTATTAACAAAAGAAGAAGGAGGAAGACATACTCCATTCTTTACAGGATATAGACCACAATTCTACTTCAGAACAACAGATATAACAGGAGCAGTAAACTTACCAGAAGGAGTAGAAATGGTAATGCCAGGAGACAACATCACAGTAACAGTAA
- the rpsL gene encoding 30S ribosomal protein S12 yields the protein MPTLNQLVKKGRQTLEETSKSPALQGNPQRRGVCVRVYTTTPKKPNSALRKVARVKLTNGLEVTCYIPGEGHNLQEHSIALIRGGRTKDLPGVRYKIIRGALDTAGVNNRKQSRSKYGMKKA from the coding sequence ATGCCTACTCTAAATCAATTAGTTAAAAAAGGGAGACAAACATTAGAAGAAACTAGTAAATCTCCAGCATTACAAGGAAACCCACAAAGAAGAGGAGTATGTGTAAGAGTTTATACAACTACACCTAAAAAACCTAACTCAGCTTTAAGAAAGGTTGCCAGAGTAAAATTAACAAACGGACTTGAAGTTACTTGCTACATCCCAGGAGAAGGACACAACTTACAAGAACACTCAATCGCTCTTATAAGAGGAGGAAGAACAAAAGACTTACCAGGGGTTAGATACAAAATAATTAGAGGAGCACTAGATACAGCTGGTGTTAACAACAGAAAACAATCAAGATCTAAATATGGTATGAAAAAAGCGTAA